One Aerococcus urinaeequi DNA segment encodes these proteins:
- a CDS encoding ATP-dependent Clp protease ATP-binding subunit, with the protein MNEIYTEKAKQALLYAAEEAKQFRHKAIGTEHLLLGLYREPEGVAHNVLVDHLPSYEAVKEEVEFVIGYGKDEAQDAPVDLNRVVYSPRSRKVLYIAGEEAQRQQVTLVGTEHILLSLIADQVLAVRILKNLDVDIEKLRKDIYRSIGQRPPVRNRSNENNNKPSNRGSKRPQSATPTLDSLTRDLTEQARNGQLDPVIGRKKELRRIMQVLSRRTKNNPVLVGEPGVGKTAIAEAVAIAVANNDVVSTLANKRVVSLDVGSLVAGTKYRGEFEDRVKNLIEETEKAGNVILFIDELHSLIGAGAAEGAIDASNLMKPALARGHLQVIGATTLNEYQKYIEKDAALERRFAKVLVDEPSEADAIEILKGIRKDYEKFHRVTIKDEAIEAAVRLGNRYIADRFLPDKAIDIMDEAAATARLDNGDKDTTQQTIVGIRKQLTDLEELKKHYVNTQEFEKAAGVHQQQQRLSQELFALQNNPQVVQDEPFDIEIDSQNVADIVAMWTGVPMQQLTQTENQQLINLEDHLHKRVKGQDEAVRSVARAVRRARSGIKDPNRPIGSFMFLGPTGVGKTELAKALAGEMFGSDNNIIRLDMSEYMEKYSTSRMIGSAPGYVGYDEGGQLTEQVRQHPYSVVLFDEIEKAHPDVFNMLLQVLDDGYITDSKGRKVDFRNTVMIMTSNLGATAIRDDKNVGFGAKQATDSHEEMDSRIRKELKSAFRPEFLNRVDEIIVFHTLAEEQIVEIVQKFTTALTKLLAEQGVKLRVTQGANKEIASKGFDKEYGARPLRRVIQQKVEDPIAEMLIADKISEGDVVTVGARQGELYIRVKHPDGQEESNDVKDLISAGQ; encoded by the coding sequence ATGAACGAAATTTATACAGAGAAAGCAAAACAGGCCTTATTGTACGCTGCCGAAGAAGCCAAACAATTTCGTCATAAAGCCATTGGAACAGAACATTTGCTGCTAGGACTTTACCGTGAGCCCGAGGGTGTTGCGCATAACGTGTTAGTTGACCACTTGCCAAGTTACGAGGCTGTGAAAGAAGAAGTTGAATTTGTCATCGGATACGGTAAGGATGAAGCCCAAGACGCCCCCGTAGACTTGAATCGCGTGGTGTATTCACCGCGTTCAAGAAAAGTTTTATATATTGCAGGTGAAGAAGCGCAACGCCAACAAGTCACTTTAGTCGGCACAGAGCACATTTTGCTATCTTTAATCGCTGACCAAGTACTAGCTGTTCGAATCCTGAAAAACTTGGACGTGGATATCGAGAAATTACGTAAAGACATCTACCGTTCAATTGGCCAGCGTCCCCCAGTGCGCAACCGCAGCAACGAGAATAATAATAAACCATCAAACCGCGGCAGCAAACGCCCACAAAGTGCAACGCCAACCTTAGACTCACTAACTAGAGACCTAACTGAGCAAGCGCGTAATGGGCAATTAGACCCAGTGATCGGCCGTAAGAAAGAATTACGTCGCATCATGCAAGTCCTTAGCCGTCGAACTAAAAATAACCCTGTATTAGTAGGAGAACCAGGTGTTGGGAAAACAGCCATCGCTGAAGCAGTTGCTATTGCCGTTGCTAACAATGATGTTGTTTCTACCCTAGCCAACAAACGTGTAGTATCACTTGATGTAGGTTCCCTTGTTGCAGGTACTAAATACCGTGGGGAATTTGAAGACCGCGTGAAAAACTTAATTGAAGAAACGGAAAAAGCTGGTAACGTCATCTTATTTATTGACGAATTACATAGCTTAATCGGTGCCGGAGCAGCAGAAGGGGCTATTGATGCTTCCAACCTGATGAAACCAGCTTTAGCCCGTGGTCACCTACAAGTGATTGGTGCTACAACCTTAAATGAGTACCAAAAATATATCGAAAAAGATGCCGCTTTAGAACGTCGTTTCGCCAAAGTCCTAGTTGATGAACCAAGCGAAGCGGATGCTATTGAAATTCTTAAAGGTATCCGAAAAGATTATGAAAAATTCCATCGAGTGACGATTAAAGATGAAGCTATTGAAGCTGCTGTTCGTCTAGGTAACCGTTATATTGCTGATCGTTTCTTACCAGATAAAGCGATTGATATTATGGATGAGGCTGCAGCAACAGCGCGTTTAGACAATGGTGATAAAGATACAACCCAACAAACCATTGTAGGCATTCGTAAGCAATTAACTGATTTAGAAGAATTGAAGAAACACTATGTGAATACCCAAGAATTTGAAAAAGCAGCAGGTGTTCACCAACAACAACAACGTTTAAGTCAAGAATTATTCGCCCTACAAAATAACCCACAAGTTGTTCAAGATGAGCCGTTTGATATTGAAATTGACAGCCAAAACGTAGCGGATATTGTTGCTATGTGGACAGGTGTGCCAATGCAACAGCTTACCCAAACAGAAAACCAACAGCTGATCAATCTAGAAGACCATTTACACAAACGTGTTAAAGGGCAAGACGAAGCAGTGAGAAGTGTTGCTCGTGCAGTTCGTCGTGCACGATCTGGCATTAAAGATCCAAACCGTCCAATTGGTTCATTTATGTTCCTTGGGCCAACAGGTGTTGGTAAGACAGAGTTAGCTAAAGCGCTAGCTGGTGAGATGTTTGGTTCAGATAACAACATCATCCGTTTAGATATGTCTGAATACATGGAAAAATACTCAACGAGTCGTATGATTGGGTCAGCGCCAGGTTACGTTGGCTACGATGAAGGTGGTCAGTTGACCGAACAAGTTCGTCAACACCCATACTCAGTTGTATTATTCGATGAAATTGAAAAAGCCCACCCGGATGTCTTCAATATGCTACTACAAGTCTTGGATGATGGTTATATTACAGACTCTAAAGGCCGTAAAGTAGACTTCCGTAACACAGTCATGATTATGACGTCTAACTTGGGGGCAACTGCCATCCGTGACGATAAAAACGTCGGATTCGGTGCCAAACAAGCCACAGATAGTCATGAAGAAATGGATAGCCGTATCCGTAAAGAATTGAAGTCTGCCTTCAGGCCAGAATTCTTAAACCGTGTGGATGAAATCATCGTCTTCCATACATTAGCGGAAGAGCAAATCGTTGAAATCGTACAGAAATTTACTACAGCCTTAACCAAATTATTAGCAGAGCAAGGTGTGAAACTACGGGTGACACAAGGCGCTAATAAAGAAATTGCAAGTAAAGGCTTTGATAAAGAGTACGGTGCACGTCCATTACGCCGTGTAATCCAGCAAAAAGTTGAAGATCCAATCGCTGAAATGTTAATCGCTGATAAAATAAGCGAAGGCGACGTTGTCACAGTCGGTGCCCGCCAAGGTGAATTATACATCCGTGTAAAACACCCAGATGGCCAAGAAGAAAGCAACGACGTCAAAGACTTGATTAGCGCAGGTCAATAA
- a CDS encoding isocitrate/isopropylmalate dehydrogenase family protein — protein sequence MTNTHTIALIPGDGIGKEITEAVKEVAKALESPIAWDEVVAGQDAIDATGELIPKAVYDAIDTHKVALKGPVATPIGEGFRSVNVSLRKHYQLHTNIRPIRVLGQIPAIHRDVDIVLFRENTEDLYAGVEKQISADEAHSIKIITRQATERIVTAAFEYAVANHRKKVTIVTKANIMKLSDGLFLKVAREIAAKYPQIEATEVLVDNMAMQLVMRPQQYDVVVTENLYGDILSDLMAGLIGGLGLVPGANLGDDVAIFEAVHGSAPDIAGQGVANPTAILLAFADLLDHISLQADATRLRDALNTVLSDAGNFTRDLGGDLTTAAFTDRVIAALA from the coding sequence ATGACGAACACACATACAATCGCCTTAATTCCTGGAGACGGGATTGGGAAAGAAATTACAGAAGCCGTTAAAGAGGTGGCAAAAGCCCTAGAAAGTCCAATTGCTTGGGATGAAGTGGTCGCTGGCCAAGACGCCATTGATGCCACGGGTGAACTGATTCCCAAAGCCGTTTACGACGCCATCGATACCCACAAGGTTGCCTTGAAAGGGCCCGTTGCAACGCCAATTGGTGAGGGTTTCAGATCGGTCAATGTATCGCTTAGAAAACATTATCAATTACATACAAACATCCGTCCAATCCGCGTATTAGGCCAAATTCCAGCCATACACCGGGATGTAGACATCGTCTTATTCCGGGAGAATACGGAAGATTTATACGCAGGCGTGGAGAAGCAAATATCTGCTGATGAAGCCCACTCTATAAAAATCATTACTCGGCAAGCTACTGAGCGTATTGTGACCGCGGCCTTTGAATATGCAGTAGCAAATCATCGGAAAAAAGTTACTATCGTCACTAAAGCCAACATTATGAAATTATCGGACGGCTTATTCCTAAAAGTCGCTCGCGAAATTGCCGCTAAATATCCGCAAATTGAAGCAACAGAAGTTTTAGTCGACAACATGGCCATGCAATTGGTTATGCGTCCTCAACAATACGATGTGGTCGTCACCGAAAACTTATACGGCGATATTTTATCTGATTTGATGGCCGGTTTAATTGGAGGTTTAGGATTAGTGCCAGGTGCCAATTTGGGCGACGATGTGGCGATATTTGAGGCCGTTCATGGCTCAGCACCAGATATTGCTGGTCAAGGTGTTGCCAACCCGACAGCCATCTTATTAGCCTTTGCAGACCTACTAGACCATATTAGTTTACAGGCGGATGCCACTCGTTTGCGCGACGCTTTGAATACGGTCTTGTCCGATGCAGGTAACTTTACCCGAGACTTAGGTGGCGATTTAACAACAGCAGCCTTCACCGACAGGGTTATCGCAGCCTTAGCATAA
- a CDS encoding CitMHS family transporter: MIAFMGYALIVIFMFVIMRKKMSPFIGLVFLPLLWAIIGQVLNLWQIDIGQAAMDGLGTTSSTGIMLFFAIYMFTIMIDAGLFDPLSNAMIRFAKGDPLKVALATVALTAAVSLNGDGTATMIIVCTAMVPIYKKLNMSMLNLAVLTMTSHSIVNLLPWGGPTARAIAVMGVETNDVMRGLVPMMVAGLIYMFIIAWIFGLQERKTLGVVNLSEQEMQAMMVIDDPETLELRRPKNVWINSIIVLVAIALLVEGSVPSAIIFMLGTVITLLVNYPNPKDQKARIDSNASEANQVVMTVFGAGIFMGILNATGMSDAIATSLIAIIPESLSGFYGLIVAIISAPGTYFLHNDAFYYGMMPILSEAGYAYGFTPLQLTFASLIGQSFHLFSPLVPFSYVLLGLTGVEWGDWQKKGLVVSLGIFIVYVITAAIFGLLPIFQ; encoded by the coding sequence ACAAGTCCTTAATTTGTGGCAGATTGATATTGGTCAAGCGGCTATGGATGGCTTGGGGACCACATCATCTACCGGGATTATGCTATTCTTCGCAATATATATGTTTACCATCATGATTGACGCAGGTCTATTCGATCCCTTGTCTAACGCGATGATTCGTTTTGCCAAAGGGGACCCCTTAAAAGTGGCCTTGGCAACTGTTGCCTTAACTGCCGCTGTCTCCTTAAATGGTGACGGGACGGCGACTATGATCATTGTCTGTACCGCTATGGTGCCAATTTACAAGAAACTAAATATGTCCATGCTAAACCTAGCTGTTTTAACCATGACGTCGCACTCAATCGTCAACTTACTGCCTTGGGGTGGGCCAACTGCCCGTGCTATCGCAGTTATGGGGGTTGAAACCAATGATGTTATGCGTGGTTTAGTGCCGATGATGGTAGCTGGTTTGATTTATATGTTTATCATCGCTTGGATTTTTGGTTTACAAGAACGGAAAACGCTTGGTGTGGTCAACTTGTCTGAACAAGAAATGCAGGCAATGATGGTCATCGACGACCCAGAAACCCTTGAATTACGTCGACCTAAAAATGTCTGGATCAACTCAATTATCGTCCTTGTAGCCATTGCCTTATTGGTTGAAGGGTCTGTGCCTTCAGCGATTATCTTTATGTTAGGTACAGTGATCACCTTACTAGTCAACTATCCTAATCCTAAAGACCAAAAAGCGCGAATTGACAGCAACGCATCTGAAGCCAACCAGGTGGTTATGACCGTATTTGGTGCCGGTATTTTCATGGGGATTTTAAACGCGACCGGTATGTCAGATGCCATCGCCACATCCCTAATCGCTATCATCCCTGAGTCGTTAAGTGGTTTCTACGGTCTAATCGTAGCCATTATTTCAGCGCCAGGTACTTATTTCCTACATAACGATGCCTTCTACTACGGCATGATGCCTATCTTGTCAGAAGCCGGATATGCTTACGGATTTACCCCGTTACAACTGACATTTGCATCTCTAATCGGTCAATCTTTCCACTTGTTCAGCCCACTAGTACCTTTCTCATACGTACTACTTGGTTTAACTGGCGTGGAATGGGGCGACTGGCAGAAAAAAGGTTTGGTCGTGTCACTTGGTATTTTCATTGTCTACGTGATTACTGCTGCCATCTTTGGTTTGTTACCCATTTTCCAATAA
- a CDS encoding CtsR family transcriptional regulator — MKNRNMSDIIESYLKQILQQEEHVEISRSEIADQFQCVPSQINYVINTRFTPQKGYIVESKRGGGGYIRIMKLEIVEEADLIDAMVDLVHQKTTLRDATAIIQNLLVNEIVTENEAQIMHSAVDKDALGKIVNADEVRSLILRSMLVKLKYR, encoded by the coding sequence ATGAAAAATAGAAATATGTCTGATATTATTGAATCTTATTTAAAGCAAATCTTACAACAAGAAGAGCATGTTGAGATTAGTCGTAGTGAGATCGCAGACCAATTTCAATGTGTCCCATCCCAAATTAATTACGTGATTAACACGCGATTTACCCCTCAAAAGGGTTATATTGTAGAAAGTAAACGTGGTGGGGGTGGCTATATCCGTATTATGAAATTGGAAATTGTCGAAGAAGCAGATTTAATTGATGCTATGGTTGACCTTGTCCACCAAAAAACGACATTACGAGATGCTACTGCCATCATTCAAAATTTATTAGTCAACGAGATTGTTACCGAAAATGAAGCGCAAATCATGCACTCAGCAGTCGACAAGGATGCCCTAGGCAAAATTGTTAACGCTGATGAAGTTCGGTCCTTAATATTAAGATCGATGCTTGTGAAGCTGAAATATAGGTAA